The Bdellovibrionales bacterium genome contains the following window.
CTTCCAATCACCCAGTACACGAAACCCCAACGCTTCGAGGTGGTGCCTCTCGTCGACACGAACCATCTCCCACGAGTGGAGTTGCCGTTCACAAAGCTCTCGATCTTCACCGCCAAGTTTTAAAATTTTCTCCTGATACGCTATCGCAGGGAAATACTGCGTTTTTGAATGTTCGAGCTCGTCAATGATTTCCAAAACCCCAGTGGAAACCAAAATCTCCCCGCAATCACGACAACGAAAGCCGGGAATATCCCTGATAAGGTCGCTTACTTTTTTATTTATGAGCAGATCAAAGAAAATAAACTCAAGCTCTCTTCCATTACACATTTCACACACATCCAAAAACCGATTTAACCCCATCATGTTTTCACCTCCTTTAAACACTCAATTTTGCTTTCCCATTCACGCCCAAAAAGTTTGGAATCTTCACAGGCGTGTAACGACTGATTTTGTGAATAAAAAATCCTTTGGGGATTTTTTCTCGAAACGGCGGCCACACGAATACAAGCAATAACAAAATCAAAAGTAAAAGCATGGGACGCGTGTCGATGATTCCGAAATAGAGGAAGCAAAACATTCCAAATAGAGCTTCTTTTAGCTCCAAAAAATCAAAGACCATTGTCGGTTCACTAAGCACCTTATTGGTTTGCTTTCCATGCTCACGCTTGATTCTCTTGTAGTCATACATGACGACATTCCTTCCTCTCGAAGATCACTTGGGCGCCAAGAACTGAATCTCCACCTTTCTTGCGAACTTCACTTACGATTTTCGGAACAAGAAGAATCAGAATGACTGCCGCAAATCCGAGGATGAACAACACAAAGTGCGAGCGGATAAGCCCTATACAGCCGATGATTCCAAAAATGCCAGCAGCGAATGGCGCGAGCCATGCAAACGTAATCGTGTCTGCGGTCTTAAAAAGGCTTCCCACAGTTTCCAAATCGCCTGATAAATCCTCGCCGCTGATATTCATGGCCGATGCCGTTGAAGACATCCAAAATACAATGACAAACAAAATTGCCACCAAAATGACGTCTAAATGCGGATCGTTCTTAAATTTTTCTAAAAAAGACACAAAGCAACCCCTTTCCTCAAGAACCTTGAGAATTGTTTTAAAATTTCTTGTTTTTTACGTTCTCTTTACTCGCTGAATCATACTTAAGATTTCTTCAGCACTCTTTTTCCCAATCACCTTAAACGCTTGTTTTGTGCGATCCTCAAAAATCATCAACATTGGGACGGCAGATATTTTTAAAACTGACATCTCCTTTGCCGATGCGACGGACCACGGAATCCTTAACCCCTCGATAAGATTTGCTCCAGAATCGAGCCTCACAGCTTCGATATAAACCCCATTGTCTGCGAGCTGATTAACGACTTGATACATCCCTTTGCAGGACGGACATTTTGAATCGAAGTAAAATACCATTTGATATTCTTTCAACTTTTCATAAACCCCCTCTGACGACGCTTTCATCGGCTCAAGTGATGGGACTGATAAGCCCTTCAGTCCAAGCACCGCCACTCGTTTTTCGTTATATCGCTTTAAAAGCTGATTCTTTTTCTCTTTCCATTTCTCAAAAAGAAGGATGTTCTTCGCCGTAGGCCGTCTTACGACTTCCAAGAATGGAGCCGGAGGAATGTAGTCACCTTCACGGAAAAACTCGTCTTTATTTTCATCAAGGTGGTTGTTCCACTCAAAACTTTTAGACTCTGCGGCCTTTGGCGCTTCTTTGGTTATAGACTGTATTTCTTTTTTCTCTGTATTGACTTCATCAAAGTATTGGATGGGACGATCAAAAAACTGTCCATAAGCTGGATTTCTCAAAAGAATAGTGACCAATAAAAATATTTTCATACACCCACCACATCGTAAGGGGAGATCACACCCGCACACGCATATTCTTTCACGCAGTCCTTTAGCGACCGATACCCAGGTGTGATTCTCCCCATGATTTTTGATTTGATAATTTCCCCATTGATCGTCTCAGTGATAATCTGGCGTCCAATAACTCCCTTAAAGCAATCTGGATTCTCACAACCTTGCGAATTTTGCTCGAAAAGCTCCACTCCTAGATGGACAAGCCCCGAAAACTCTTCTCGCACTTCGGGATCATTCAACTCTGCGACAGGCTGTTTGCAAAATGGGCAGAGCTTTTTTCTCAAAGTCAGGGCTGACACCACCTCCAAATTTTCTGCGAGAACGTCGTGAGCTATTCCCATTCCAGTAAGCCGCGTGATGGCGCCCAATGCGCTATTGGTGTGAAGAGTGCTAAACACCAAATGCCCCGTAGATGCAGCTCGCATCGCTAAGTGAGCAGTTTCCTCATCACGAATTTCTCCGACCATAATTATATCGGGATCAAGCCGAAGGCTTGATCGTAAGGCTTCGCCGAACGTGATACTGTGCTTGTTCACATCGATTTGTGAAATGCCTTCGCCTTCATATTCAACCGGATCTTCAATGGATATGATCTTTTTTCGAGTCCGATCCATTGACATTAAAACAGAAAACAGCGTGAGTGATTTTCCGCTTCCGGTCTGACCGCAGAGAAGGATGAGTCCATTTTTCTTATTCATAGATCGCAAAAGTGGTTCAGTGAACACTCGGTCAGCGCCAAGATTTTCAATATTGGCATTTTTGATCTTTGATGAATCAATAATTCTGCAAACAATAGTTTCGCCCAAAGTCTCAGGAGCGTATTCAGAACGTACTTTAATCTTGAATTTTTCAAAATACTTGGAGCCGCTGCAAGGTCGACCCACGACAGATAAAGGTAATCCCACTTCGCTACGAACCTTTGTCATCACGGGCTGGATATGAGCTTTATCAACGCAGGATACTTCCTCAAGATCGCCATTAATTCTCATGCGAACAATTAGTCCGCGCTCCTCTACATCAAAATGAATGTCGCTTGCATTGTGGTTACGAGCTTTTTCGAGCATCGATATAAAGAACTTGTCAAAGGGACCAATACCGTCACTAAAGCCTGCTTTCTCTCTGTTGACGGGAACAACAATTTGTTCCTTATCAGATCGTGAAACACTCTTTAAAACACGCTCTTGATCCTCAGAGATTAGACGAATTCCAATAAAACGGTTATTAGCCTCAATTTTCGCAATGTATTCATCTTTAAACTCTTTTAAAAAGAGGAAGCTACCGCTACACAAATATCCAAACACGTTTTTATCAAATTCAATCACCTGAACTTTTTGATCTGGTTTCTCAAGGTGCTTAAGAATAGAGTCCTCACACGAAATTTTTAAAAACTTCGCCAAA
Protein-coding sequences here:
- a CDS encoding thioredoxin family protein — its product is MKIFLLVTILLRNPAYGQFFDRPIQYFDEVNTEKKEIQSITKEAPKAAESKSFEWNNHLDENKDEFFREGDYIPPAPFLEVVRRPTAKNILLFEKWKEKKNQLLKRYNEKRVAVLGLKGLSVPSLEPMKASSEGVYEKLKEYQMVFYFDSKCPSCKGMYQVVNQLADNGVYIEAVRLDSGANLIEGLRIPWSVASAKEMSVLKISAVPMLMIFEDRTKQAFKVIGKKSAEEILSMIQRVKRT
- the tadA gene encoding Flp pilus assembly complex ATPase component TadA; this encodes MFGEYLISNNLITREQLDESLGVQELSRQKIGRVLVTLGHLTQTQLNEFLAKFLKISCEDSILKHLEKPDQKVQVIEFDKNVFGYLCSGSFLFLKEFKDEYIAKIEANNRFIGIRLISEDQERVLKSVSRSDKEQIVVPVNREKAGFSDGIGPFDKFFISMLEKARNHNASDIHFDVEERGLIVRMRINGDLEEVSCVDKAHIQPVMTKVRSEVGLPLSVVGRPCSGSKYFEKFKIKVRSEYAPETLGETIVCRIIDSSKIKNANIENLGADRVFTEPLLRSMNKKNGLILLCGQTGSGKSLTLFSVLMSMDRTRKKIISIEDPVEYEGEGISQIDVNKHSITFGEALRSSLRLDPDIIMVGEIRDEETAHLAMRAASTGHLVFSTLHTNSALGAITRLTGMGIAHDVLAENLEVVSALTLRKKLCPFCKQPVAELNDPEVREEFSGLVHLGVELFEQNSQGCENPDCFKGVIGRQIITETINGEIIKSKIMGRITPGYRSLKDCVKEYACAGVISPYDVVGV